One Streptomyces sp. L2 genomic window carries:
- a CDS encoding SGNH/GDSL hydrolase family protein: MGDGTQAGSGARGRRRAAALGAALGGCALVAASTTPAAAHSGHGQGHGHGHGRALSYVALGDSYTSGPGIPRQVDAGCVRSDHNYPSLLAAGPGFGAFKDVSCGGATTAEMWKAQGDNGPQLDAVRRNTDLVTLQIGGNDIGFGTIIGTCAKLAAQDPAGDPCERSYNASGYDALTLAVLKTAPKVAAVLRAVRARAPHARVLVVGYPDLLPDDGHGCFPSVPFAQGDFPYLRDTEKRLNLMLRLVAGLNRAEYVDTYGPTVGHDMCKAPADRWIEPLQPASPAAPAHPNAKGEQAMARAVLDRPAHGRGHRR; encoded by the coding sequence ATGGGTGACGGCACGCAGGCGGGGAGCGGGGCGAGAGGCCGGCGGCGGGCCGCCGCGCTGGGGGCCGCGCTGGGCGGCTGCGCCCTGGTGGCCGCGTCCACGACACCGGCCGCCGCGCACTCCGGACACGGGCAAGGACACGGCCACGGCCACGGCCGCGCCTTGTCGTACGTCGCGCTCGGGGACTCCTACACCTCGGGTCCCGGCATCCCGCGCCAGGTGGACGCCGGGTGCGTCCGCTCCGACCACAACTACCCCTCGCTGCTGGCGGCCGGGCCCGGGTTCGGCGCGTTCAAGGACGTCAGCTGCGGCGGCGCCACGACCGCCGAGATGTGGAAGGCGCAAGGAGACAACGGGCCCCAGCTCGACGCGGTGCGCCGGAACACCGACCTGGTGACGCTCCAGATCGGCGGCAACGACATCGGGTTCGGCACCATCATCGGCACCTGCGCGAAGCTCGCCGCGCAGGACCCGGCGGGCGACCCGTGCGAGCGGTCGTACAACGCCTCAGGCTACGACGCGCTGACGCTCGCCGTCCTGAAGACGGCACCCAAGGTGGCCGCGGTCCTGCGGGCGGTGCGCGCCCGGGCGCCGCACGCGCGCGTCCTCGTCGTCGGCTACCCGGACCTGCTCCCGGACGACGGTCACGGCTGCTTCCCGTCGGTGCCGTTCGCCCAGGGCGACTTCCCCTACCTCAGGGACACCGAGAAGCGGCTGAACCTGATGCTGCGCCTGGTCGCGGGCCTCAACCGGGCCGAGTACGTCGACACCTACGGTCCGACCGTCGGCCACGACATGTGCAAGGCGCCCGCCGACCGCTGGATCGAACCGCTGCAGCCGGCCTCCCCGGCGGCTCCGGCGCATCCCAACGCCAAGGGGGAGCAGGCGATGGCGCGGGCTGTCCTGGACCGGCCGGCACACGGCCGCGGCCACCGCCGCTGA